In one window of Pseudooceanicola aestuarii DNA:
- a CDS encoding branched-chain amino acid ABC transporter permease: MTRIIDKMGGVMLLPLALAALGFVLIGSPSSWATLTVAGLAMGMMIFLMASGLSLVFGLMDVLNFGHSAFVSFGAFIAATVLAALGGWLGSDSVFLNAAALVAAIAAALVFGLAAGWFFETVIIRPVYSDHLRQILITMGALIVAEQIILAIWGGSPINVPRPQFLEGSWIIGDVSIEIYRGFAFGLGALVYLALYLVLNRTRIGLLIRAGVENREMVETLGFRIDRLFIGVFMLGSALAALGGAMWAGYETLITPSLGAEMMIVVFIVVIIGGLGSVQGTLLGALLVGLVANYVGFLAPKMALASNMLLMMAILLWRPNGLKPAVT; encoded by the coding sequence ATGACACGGATAATCGACAAGATGGGCGGCGTGATGCTGCTGCCCCTGGCGCTGGCGGCGCTTGGTTTTGTGCTGATCGGCAGCCCGTCCAGCTGGGCGACGCTGACGGTGGCAGGGCTGGCGATGGGGATGATGATCTTTCTCATGGCGTCGGGGCTGTCATTGGTCTTCGGGCTGATGGATGTGCTGAATTTCGGCCATTCCGCCTTTGTCTCCTTTGGCGCGTTCATCGCGGCGACGGTGTTGGCGGCGCTTGGCGGATGGCTGGGATCGGACAGCGTATTTCTGAACGCCGCCGCGCTGGTCGCGGCGATCGCGGCGGCGCTGGTCTTTGGTCTGGCGGCGGGCTGGTTCTTTGAGACGGTGATCATCCGCCCGGTTTATTCGGACCACCTGCGGCAGATCCTGATCACCATGGGCGCGTTGATCGTGGCCGAACAGATCATCCTGGCGATCTGGGGCGGATCGCCCATCAACGTGCCGCGCCCGCAGTTCCTCGAAGGTTCCTGGATCATCGGCGATGTCTCGATCGAGATCTATCGCGGCTTTGCCTTCGGGCTGGGCGCGTTGGTCTACCTGGCGCTGTACCTGGTGCTGAACCGCACCCGGATCGGGCTGCTGATCCGCGCCGGCGTCGAGAACCGGGAGATGGTGGAAACCCTGGGCTTTCGCATCGACCGGCTGTTCATCGGGGTCTTCATGCTCGGCTCTGCGCTGGCGGCGTTGGGCGGTGCCATGTGGGCCGGCTACGAAACGCTGATCACCCCCTCGCTGGGGGCGGAGATGATGATCGTGGTCTTCATCGTGGTGATCATCGGCGGCCTCGGCTCTGTCCAGGGGACGCTGCTGGGCGCGCTGCTGGTCGGGCTGGTGGCGAATTACGTCGGCTTTCTGGCGCCCAAGATGGCGCTGGCCTCCAACATGCTGTTGATGATGGCCATTCTTCTGTGGCGGCCCAACGGCCTGAAACCGGCGGTGACGTGA